The segment TCCCGGACTCGTTCGGCGATCGCGTGGCCGAGCTCGGCCGTCGTGCCGGTGCCGTGCAGGTCGGGGGTGAGCGGCGCCTGCGAAGGGCCCTCGGCCAGGACGTCCTCGATGGCGCCGAGCAGGTGGGCGGCGGCGTCGGGGTGGCCGAGGTGGTCCAGCATCATCGAGCCGCACCAGATCTGGCCGACCGGGTTGGCGATGCCGCGGCCGGCGATGTCCGGGGCGGAGCCGTGCACCGGCTCGAACAGGCTCGGGTGGTCGCCGGTGGGGTTGATGTTCGCGCTCGGGGCGATGCCGAGCGTGCCGGTGCAGGCCGGGCCCAGGTCGGACAGGATGTCGCCGAACAGGTTGCTGGCGACGACCACGTCGAACCGGTCGGGGTGCAGCACGAACTGGGCGGCGAGGGCGTCGATGTGGAACTTGTCGACCCGGACGTCCGGGAAGCCCGCGCCCATCTCGGCGACGCGCTCGTCCCAGTACGGCATCGAGATGGAGATGCCGTTGCTCTTGGTGGCCGAGGTCAGATGCTTCGCCGGGCGGCGTTGTGCCTGGTCGAAGGCGTAGCGCAGGACACGGTCGACGCCGATGCGGGTCATCACGGTCTCCTGCAGCACGGTCTCGCGCTCGGTGCCCTCGAAGATCCGCCCGCCGACGCTGGAGTACTCACCCTCGGTGTTCTCCCGCACCACGAGGAAGTCGATGTCGCCGGGCTCACGCCCGGCCAGCGGGCTGCGCACGCCGGGCATCAGGCGGCAGGGGCGCAGGTTCACATACTGATCGAAGGTACGCCGGAACTGCAGCAGACTGCCCCACAGCGAGACGTGATCGGGCACCACCTCGGGCCAGCCGACCGCTCCGAAGAAGATGGCGTCGAACCCGCGCAGCGTCTGCTCCCAGTCGGCGGGCAGCATCGTGCCGTGCCGCTGCCAATACTCCGCGCTGGCGAAGTCGAACTGCTCGAAATCGAACCGCAGATCGAACCGCCCGGCGGTGGCGTCGAGCGCTTCCAGACCGGCCGGAACGACCTCCTTGCCGATGCCGTCGCCGGGAATGACAGCGATCCGGTACGAGTTCATCGGTCCTCCCTCAATGCCGCGAGGCCGCCCTGTGAGTCCTCGATGGCGATGTGTTCCGCGGTGACCTCGTCGCCGGCGCGCAGGGCCCGGACCAGAGCGCGGTGGCTGGTGTAGCGCTCCAGGCCGAAGGTGTCGTCCTCGGCCACCCGTCGCAGCAACAGTTCCCGCCGTTGCGGCCGGCTGAACACCCGGCTCTGCTCGAGCATCCGCACCAGGACCGGATTGTGCGCGCAGGCGTCCACTGTGTCGTTGAACTCCTGCATGGTGTCGAGCAGGGCGGTGAGGTGACGGTCGGTGGGCCGGCCCTGGGGGCTGCGCTCCTTGAGCAGGATCAGCAGATCGTCGGCCCGGTCGAGGATCGCGTCGAGGGCGTCGAGCTGGGCGGGGGTGGCGTGCCGGGCGGCGAACCGGGCGACCAGGCCGCGCAGGCCGACCTCCACCTCGGCGAGGTCGTCGATGGCGGCGTCGCGGATCGCGGCGACCAGGACCGTACGCGGCCCGATCCG is part of the Actinoplanes sp. NBC_00393 genome and harbors:
- a CDS encoding tartrate dehydrogenase, producing MNSYRIAVIPGDGIGKEVVPAGLEALDATAGRFDLRFDFEQFDFASAEYWQRHGTMLPADWEQTLRGFDAIFFGAVGWPEVVPDHVSLWGSLLQFRRTFDQYVNLRPCRLMPGVRSPLAGREPGDIDFLVVRENTEGEYSSVGGRIFEGTERETVLQETVMTRIGVDRVLRYAFDQAQRRPAKHLTSATKSNGISISMPYWDERVAEMGAGFPDVRVDKFHIDALAAQFVLHPDRFDVVVASNLFGDILSDLGPACTGTLGIAPSANINPTGDHPSLFEPVHGSAPDIAGRGIANPVGQIWCGSMMLDHLGHPDAAAHLLGAIEDVLAEGPSQAPLTPDLHGTGTTAELGHAIAERVRERALG
- a CDS encoding GntR family transcriptional regulator yields the protein MTVAETLADQAYRHVRTAIATGELAPGEKVTERGMAERLAISPTPVREALRRLELDGLIERIGPRTVLVAAIRDAAIDDLAEVEVGLRGLVARFAARHATPAQLDALDAILDRADDLLILLKERSPQGRPTDRHLTALLDTMQEFNDTVDACAHNPVLVRMLEQSRVFSRPQRRELLLRRVAEDDTFGLERYTSHRALVRALRAGDEVTAEHIAIEDSQGGLAALREDR